Proteins found in one Deinococcus apachensis DSM 19763 genomic segment:
- a CDS encoding carbohydrate ABC transporter permease gives MSLSLPRENVPPRRRRSFENSGLTPYLYLLPFALLFLVFVVYPVGYGFYVSLHRWDLLAETRPFVGLEYYRNLFDFSTPQAQFFWNSMKNTALFTVISVPLLIAVSLGLALLLYRPIFGRAFFRAVFFLPGVLTVSVMGILWRWMFDNQIGLVNAIRTDIFGMQPLPFLSTQGLAWIPIIVGTLWWTIGFNMTLYLAALGNISQSLYEAAEIDGATAWPKFRFITWPLLGPVTLFVFVTTVLASFQLFGQTLVITAGGPNRTTQSAIQYITEEAFSNNQFSSASAMAFMFGLVMLIFTILQFRIMARDAREGS, from the coding sequence ATGAGCCTCAGTTTGCCGCGTGAGAATGTTCCGCCCCGGCGGCGGCGCAGTTTCGAGAACAGCGGGCTGACGCCCTACCTGTACCTGCTGCCCTTCGCGCTGCTGTTTCTCGTCTTCGTGGTCTACCCGGTGGGGTACGGCTTCTACGTGAGCCTGCACCGCTGGGACCTGCTCGCCGAGACGCGGCCCTTCGTGGGCCTGGAGTACTACCGCAACCTCTTTGACTTCAGCACGCCGCAGGCCCAGTTCTTCTGGAACTCGATGAAGAACACGGCCCTGTTCACCGTCATCAGCGTGCCTCTGCTCATCGCCGTGTCGCTGGGGCTCGCGCTGCTGCTGTACCGGCCGATCTTCGGGCGGGCCTTTTTCCGGGCGGTGTTCTTCCTGCCGGGCGTGCTCACCGTCTCGGTGATGGGCATCCTGTGGCGCTGGATGTTCGACAACCAGATCGGCCTGGTGAACGCGATCCGCACCGACATCTTCGGCATGCAGCCGCTGCCCTTCCTGTCCACTCAGGGCCTCGCCTGGATTCCGATCATCGTCGGCACGCTGTGGTGGACCATCGGCTTCAACATGACCCTGTACCTCGCCGCGCTGGGCAACATCTCGCAGAGCCTCTACGAGGCCGCCGAGATCGACGGCGCGACCGCCTGGCCCAAGTTTCGCTTCATCACCTGGCCGCTGCTGGGCCCGGTCACGCTGTTCGTCTTCGTGACGACGGTGCTGGCGAGCTTCCAACTCTTCGGTCAGACACTGGTGATCACGGCGGGCGGGCCCAACCGCACCACCCAGAGCGCGATCCAGTACATCACCGAGGAGGCCTTCAGCAACAACCAGTTCTCCAGCGCCTCGGCGATGGCCTTTATGTTCGGCCTGGTCATGCTGATCTTCACGATCCTGCAATTCCGCATCATGGCGCGTGACGCCAGAGAGGGGAGCTGA
- a CDS encoding carbohydrate ABC transporter permease — protein sequence MAAPARDLPAVTTTRESGPRRRGPRDIPRFLLLCLLAVIFLAPMYWMVATSLKAETDVIATPTQWVPARPTLDNYREVFTSPDGNILRWMWNSFFVATVFTVLHVALCALTAYPLARMRFKGRDTIFWIILGSMMIPWVVSMIPTYLMMLRFNWINSFHSLIWPGLAGAFGVFLLRQFFMALPKELEEAARLDGANSLQVLWNVILPLSIPALVTLAVFSFMGSWNNFIWPTFVVTDIDKLTLPVGVNTFSQRYVTEYGKLMASTAIASVPVLIAYLLAQRYLIAGLSTTGMKE from the coding sequence ATGGCCGCACCCGCCCGCGACCTACCGGCCGTCACCACCACGCGTGAGAGTGGTCCCCGCCGCCGGGGCCCGCGCGATATCCCGCGCTTCCTGTTGCTGTGCCTGCTCGCCGTGATCTTCCTCGCGCCGATGTACTGGATGGTCGCCACGTCGCTCAAGGCCGAGACGGACGTGATCGCCACGCCGACCCAGTGGGTCCCGGCCCGGCCCACCCTCGACAACTACCGTGAGGTGTTCACCTCGCCCGACGGCAACATCCTGCGCTGGATGTGGAACTCCTTCTTCGTGGCGACTGTCTTCACGGTGCTGCACGTCGCCCTGTGCGCCCTGACGGCCTATCCCCTCGCGCGGATGCGCTTCAAGGGGCGCGACACGATCTTCTGGATCATCCTCGGTTCCATGATGATTCCCTGGGTCGTCAGCATGATCCCGACGTACCTGATGATGCTGAGGTTCAACTGGATCAACTCCTTCCACTCGCTGATCTGGCCGGGGCTGGCGGGGGCCTTCGGTGTGTTCCTGCTGCGGCAGTTCTTCATGGCGCTGCCCAAGGAGCTGGAGGAGGCCGCGCGGCTCGACGGGGCGAACAGCCTGCAGGTGCTGTGGAACGTGATCCTGCCGCTGAGCATCCCCGCGCTCGTCACGCTGGCCGTGTTCTCATTCATGGGCTCCTGGAACAACTTCATCTGGCCGACCTTCGTGGTCACCGACATCGACAAGCTCACGCTGCCGGTCGGCGTGAACACCTTCTCGCAGCGCTACGTGACCGAGTACGGCAAGCTGATGGCCTCCACCGCCATCGCCAGCGTGCCGGTGCTGATCGCTTACCTGCTTGCGCAGCGCTACCTGATCGCGGGCCTGTCCACCACCGGAATGAAGGAATGA
- a CDS encoding glycoside hydrolase family 43 protein yields MRVAKHFSAPRLAVALTLGALLTPSETLAGGSGPATTRPAAPTTFRNPVINENFPDPFILRVGNTYHAYATNSENANVPHAVSRDLVRWEFAGDVMPVLPGWAEGGRTWAPEVARVGSRYVLYYTAQDKDSGRQCIGAATATSPAGPFKDPSKTPLVCQVAEGGSIDASPFLDADGQHYLLWKNDGNCCNQLTNIYLQPLSADGLKLTGKPSQLINNFQLWEGNVIEAPTLYRKGNVYYLLYSGGPFDSDLYAVGYATANRITGPYRKATENPILQTKGAVAGPGHQTVVTDGAGKTWLAYHAWTAGQIGDSVGYRSLRLDAVTFAGGRVTVAGPTLTPQRAPTP; encoded by the coding sequence ATGAGGGTGGCCAAACATTTTTCCGCTCCCAGGCTCGCCGTGGCCCTCACGCTCGGCGCGCTGCTCACCCCGTCCGAGACGCTGGCGGGGGGGAGCGGCCCGGCGACCACCCGGCCCGCCGCCCCCACCACCTTCCGCAACCCGGTGATCAACGAGAACTTCCCCGACCCCTTTATCCTGAGGGTGGGCAACACCTACCACGCCTACGCGACGAACAGCGAGAACGCGAACGTGCCGCACGCGGTGAGCCGCGACCTCGTGCGCTGGGAGTTCGCGGGGGACGTGATGCCCGTGCTGCCGGGCTGGGCGGAGGGTGGGCGGACCTGGGCGCCTGAGGTGGCGCGGGTCGGCAGCCGTTACGTCCTGTACTACACCGCGCAGGACAAGGACAGTGGACGCCAGTGCATCGGCGCGGCGACGGCAACCTCGCCCGCCGGTCCCTTCAAGGACCCGTCGAAGACGCCACTGGTGTGCCAGGTCGCCGAGGGCGGCAGCATTGACGCGAGCCCCTTTCTGGACGCCGACGGCCAGCACTACTTGCTGTGGAAGAACGATGGCAACTGCTGCAACCAGCTCACCAACATCTACCTGCAACCCCTCAGTGCGGACGGCCTGAAACTGACCGGGAAGCCCTCCCAGCTCATCAACAACTTCCAGCTGTGGGAGGGGAACGTGATCGAGGCGCCCACCCTGTACCGCAAGGGCAACGTGTACTACCTGCTGTACTCGGGCGGGCCCTTCGACAGCGACCTGTACGCGGTGGGGTACGCGACGGCGAATCGCATCACCGGGCCCTACCGCAAGGCGACGGAAAATCCCATCCTGCAGACCAAGGGCGCCGTGGCGGGACCCGGACACCAGACGGTCGTGACGGACGGCGCCGGGAAGACCTGGCTCGCCTACCATGCCTGGACCGCCGGGCAGATCGGCGACAGCGTGGGCTACCGCAGCCTGCGGCTGGACGCGGTCACCTTCGCGGGCGGCAGGGTGACGGTGGCGGGACCGACCCTCACGCCGCAGCGGGCACCCACACCATAA
- a CDS encoding glycoside hydrolase family 43 protein: MTHTLHSGPLPQEPLYPANFADPFVLLVDGTYYAYGTGLNGRAGQRAFEVLSSPDLVHWTSHGGALEPLSEGEQDYWAPEVARNGDTFFMYYSVGNGDKGHHLRVATASGPLGPFVDQGLNLTPDEPFAIDPHPFQAPDGSWWLFYARDDLTGERPGTLLAAAELRDMTRLGETRTILRASGDWQVYQRARTMYGAVYDWHTLEGPFVLFRDGQYHLLYSGGAWTNETYGVGHATADHPLGPWTEPQPGANVLRTAGHLRGPGHASVTRRGEEDILIFHAWNEERTKRQLHAAPLRWVSGSPTALPEPI, encoded by the coding sequence ATGACCCATACCCTCCACTCCGGCCCCCTGCCCCAGGAGCCGCTGTATCCCGCCAACTTCGCTGACCCCTTCGTGCTCCTGGTGGACGGCACGTACTACGCCTACGGCACCGGCCTCAACGGCCGGGCGGGGCAGCGGGCCTTCGAGGTGCTGTCCTCGCCCGACCTCGTCCACTGGACCTCGCACGGCGGCGCGCTGGAGCCGCTGAGCGAGGGGGAGCAGGACTACTGGGCGCCGGAGGTTGCGCGAAATGGCGACACCTTCTTCATGTACTACTCGGTGGGGAATGGGGATAAGGGCCACCACCTGCGGGTGGCGACGGCGTCTGGTCCGCTGGGGCCTTTCGTGGACCAGGGGCTTAACCTCACGCCGGACGAGCCCTTCGCCATCGACCCGCACCCCTTCCAGGCGCCGGACGGCTCGTGGTGGCTGTTCTACGCGCGGGACGACCTGACGGGCGAGCGGCCCGGGACGCTGCTCGCCGCCGCCGAGCTGCGCGACATGACCCGGCTGGGGGAGACCCGGACGATCCTGCGCGCGAGCGGGGACTGGCAGGTGTACCAGCGCGCCCGCACGATGTACGGGGCGGTGTACGACTGGCACACACTGGAAGGCCCCTTCGTGCTGTTCCGGGACGGTCAATACCACCTGCTGTACTCGGGCGGGGCGTGGACGAACGAGACGTACGGGGTGGGGCACGCCACGGCGGACCATCCGCTGGGGCCGTGGACGGAACCGCAGCCGGGCGCGAACGTGCTGCGGACCGCCGGGCACCTGCGTGGCCCGGGGCACGCCAGCGTCACCCGGCGGGGGGAGGAGGACATCCTGATCTTTCACGCCTGGAACGAGGAACGCACCAAACGGCAACTGCACGCCGCGCCGCTGCGCTGGGTCAGTGGGAGCCCCACCGCCCTGCCCGAACCCATCTGA
- a CDS encoding family 43 glycosylhydrolase: MQTRRVLLAPPLLGALLLTSCGRLPLPQFGRTYTNPPVITKADGSRVESCADPDIIRGPSGDANWYLYCTTDPHSANDRDAQGNLNFHLISMAKSSDLVNWTYVGDAFSSKPGWVKDDAGLWAPEVQELNGKYLLYYTASDTRAGGSAIGVATGPTPTGPWTDSGTPVVEPQPPPGGNDPKARRWVFDPEVVTDDSGNRWMYYGSYFGGISVRKLSADGLRTDPANQKEVALDNRYEGSQVVRHGGYYYLMLSATNCCNGPLSGYSVFAGRSASPTGPFYDKDGVSLMDPRVGGTPVISMNGNRWVGPGHNAVFQDAAGRDWTVYHAIDRFDSYIDVGRNINKRPMLLDPLDWVDGWPTVRGGAWASEGPQPAPAVHRWERAAPPSPVRANDQPGAKLDASSDEFSGNSLDPRWTWVRPPTSGAAGLDNGVFRFDTQSADLFEDTDNASILTEQAPPGDYLVEVKLNIDLPDEGCCFNYSQGGLVIYGDDDRFLKAVVFSNWNTRQIEFAKEVQASAPGFPRYGNTVLASPGRDTWLRIARRAVGNEETYTGYSSRDGVHWTRGGTWTHALGQARIGLVSMGGKGFTTRFDYVRVYRLAGP; this comes from the coding sequence ATGCAGACCCGCCGTGTCTTGCTCGCCCCGCCCCTGCTGGGAGCGCTGCTGCTCACCTCGTGCGGGCGCCTGCCCCTGCCCCAGTTCGGGCGGACGTACACCAACCCGCCCGTCATCACCAAGGCGGACGGCTCGCGGGTGGAGTCATGTGCCGACCCCGACATCATTCGGGGGCCGTCGGGCGATGCCAACTGGTACCTGTACTGCACGACGGACCCGCACAGCGCGAACGACCGGGACGCGCAGGGCAACCTCAACTTCCACCTCATCAGCATGGCGAAGTCGAGCGACCTGGTGAACTGGACGTACGTGGGGGACGCCTTCAGCTCCAAGCCGGGGTGGGTGAAGGACGACGCGGGGCTGTGGGCGCCCGAGGTGCAGGAATTGAACGGCAAGTACCTGCTGTACTACACGGCGTCGGACACCAGGGCGGGCGGCAGCGCCATCGGGGTGGCGACGGGGCCCACGCCGACCGGGCCGTGGACGGACAGCGGCACGCCGGTCGTTGAACCGCAGCCGCCTCCCGGGGGGAACGACCCGAAGGCCCGCCGCTGGGTGTTCGACCCCGAGGTGGTGACCGACGACTCCGGCAACCGCTGGATGTATTACGGGAGCTACTTCGGCGGCATCTCGGTGCGGAAACTCAGCGCGGACGGCCTGCGAACCGACCCCGCCAACCAGAAGGAGGTGGCGCTCGACAACCGCTACGAGGGCAGTCAGGTGGTCAGACACGGCGGTTACTACTACCTGATGCTCTCGGCGACGAACTGCTGCAACGGGCCGCTGAGCGGCTACAGCGTGTTCGCGGGGCGCTCGGCCAGCCCGACCGGACCCTTCTACGACAAGGACGGCGTCTCGCTGATGGACCCGCGGGTGGGCGGCACGCCGGTCATCAGCATGAACGGCAACCGCTGGGTGGGACCGGGGCACAACGCCGTATTCCAGGACGCCGCCGGGCGCGATTGGACCGTCTACCACGCCATCGACCGCTTCGACTCGTACATCGACGTGGGGCGCAACATCAACAAGCGCCCCATGCTGCTCGATCCCCTCGACTGGGTGGACGGCTGGCCCACCGTGCGCGGCGGGGCCTGGGCGTCCGAGGGGCCGCAGCCCGCCCCCGCCGTCCACCGCTGGGAGCGGGCTGCCCCACCGTCCCCGGTCCGGGCGAACGACCAGCCGGGCGCGAAGCTGGACGCCTCCAGTGACGAGTTCAGCGGGAACAGCCTCGACCCGCGCTGGACCTGGGTGCGCCCGCCCACCAGTGGCGCTGCCGGGCTCGACAACGGCGTCTTCCGCTTCGACACCCAGTCGGCTGACCTCTTCGAGGACACAGACAACGCCTCAATCCTGACCGAGCAGGCCCCCCCTGGGGACTACCTCGTCGAGGTCAAGCTGAACATCGACCTGCCCGACGAGGGGTGCTGCTTCAACTACTCGCAGGGCGGGCTGGTGATCTACGGGGACGACGACCGCTTCCTCAAGGCGGTGGTCTTCTCCAACTGGAACACCCGGCAGATCGAGTTCGCCAAGGAGGTTCAGGCGAGCGCTCCCGGCTTCCCGCGCTACGGCAACACCGTCCTCGCCTCTCCCGGCCGCGACACCTGGCTGCGAATCGCGCGGCGCGCGGTGGGCAACGAGGAGACGTACACCGGGTACTCCAGCCGCGACGGGGTCCATTGGACACGGGGCGGCACCTGGACACACGCTCTGGGGCAGGCGAGGATCGGCCTGGTCTCAATGGGCGGCAAGGGGTTCACCACCCGCTTCGACTACGTGCGGGTGTACCGGCTGGCGGGGCCGTGA
- a CDS encoding ATP-binding protein, whose translation MKPSPGTETLFHARLLYDALPDPLWLADASGHLTLVNQAWRAYTGLDESEVLGQPFVEALHPGERAELLGRWQAAWPLGEEVAGDHRLRGAGGEYHWFALRARPAPDLGPGTWVWTAHELDREGPERPGTGEERVHALERAYQDAELLAALSAALQGAATPGQVAEQALRLIGPALGARSMLVVRLDGEAIRLPTIWGDTPPAIVAHMTRPGLTLAGAPVLARVAREGHGVYLHDYRAEPGTLTTFPALACGVEPIRTPGGTLEGFLVVWRPVGPQPWEPEERRLLRRAAGTLGLALERAAAVQRLAEGAAALDAFVAFSEAVGHETEVYALARRAGEVLRATLGGVSVAYYELEGALWRARVWTEDLAPEVVGTLTQGLPLDTPSFARAVESREPVFVSGWDAAREEVEHTEAYGAVALFPYFGGAGPRSLLVVGTQDARDWSEREQAVVLAVGRSLGLSLERADVAARLAAQNAELEARARALEGFAELTRDLSLRADPHALVRRAQEVVLSLLPQGYALYYEREGERWRNRVQVGEVGHADLQAFIDAGPLVGVTPSVDIPWATRQPFYQDAYARGSDTPAELVQHVNAAASLPVLRRGEVAGVFIAVLFEERAWTRTDRVVLETVVRSLGTALEAAQGVADLARRTREVTEWRERYEVAVQGSGNLLYDWNAATGEMVYGGPLEEITGYTPGELAGHAGRWMESLVHPEDRAAFREEAIRAVRERAVLHTGFRVQRKDGSVREVETDGHFMWNAGGEVTRMVGLIRDVTERREAEERLRRSNEELRRSNAELEQFAYVASHDLQAPLRAVTSFAELALRRYGDGLDERGQLYLRQIVENGQHMKRLVDDLLGFSRLNTRPRHPRAADAAAVFDQVARRIADEVEAAGGRLTRDPLPCVLADPARLDQLLQNLLSNALKYRREGAPPRVHVSARREGELWRFSVRDNGIGIEPQYFERIFVIFQRLHGREEFDGTGIGLAVCKKIVEQHGGELWLESAPGEGSTFLFTLPACPPEEPTPPAPLG comes from the coding sequence ATGAAGCCCAGCCCGGGCACCGAGACTCTGTTTCATGCCCGCCTCCTGTACGACGCCCTGCCCGACCCGCTGTGGCTGGCGGACGCCTCCGGCCACCTCACGCTCGTCAACCAGGCGTGGCGGGCCTACACCGGCCTGGACGAGTCTGAGGTGCTGGGCCAGCCCTTCGTAGAGGCGCTGCACCCCGGCGAGCGTGCGGAGCTGCTGGGCCGCTGGCAGGCCGCCTGGCCGCTGGGGGAGGAGGTGGCGGGCGACCACCGGCTGCGCGGGGCGGGGGGCGAGTACCACTGGTTCGCCCTGCGGGCCCGCCCCGCCCCGGACCTCGGCCCGGGCACCTGGGTCTGGACCGCCCACGAGCTGGACCGGGAGGGGCCGGAGCGTCCCGGCACGGGGGAGGAGCGGGTCCACGCGCTGGAGCGGGCCTATCAGGACGCCGAACTCCTCGCGGCGCTGTCGGCGGCGCTGCAGGGTGCGGCGACCCCCGGGCAGGTGGCCGAGCAGGCGCTGCGGCTGATCGGCCCGGCGCTGGGGGCGCGCAGCATGCTCGTGGTGCGGCTGGACGGCGAGGCCATCCGCCTGCCCACGATCTGGGGCGACACGCCGCCCGCCATTGTGGCGCACATGACCCGCCCCGGCCTGACGCTCGCGGGGGCGCCGGTCCTGGCGCGGGTGGCCCGCGAGGGGCACGGCGTGTACCTGCATGACTACCGGGCCGAGCCGGGCACCCTGACCACCTTCCCGGCGCTGGCCTGCGGGGTCGAGCCCATCCGCACGCCGGGCGGCACCCTGGAGGGCTTTCTGGTCGTGTGGCGCCCGGTGGGGCCTCAGCCCTGGGAGCCCGAGGAACGCAGGCTGCTGCGGCGGGCGGCGGGAACGCTGGGCCTGGCCCTGGAACGCGCGGCGGCGGTGCAGCGGCTGGCCGAGGGGGCGGCGGCCCTGGACGCCTTCGTGGCCTTCAGCGAGGCGGTGGGCCACGAGACGGAGGTGTACGCGCTGGCCCGGCGGGCCGGGGAAGTGCTGCGCGCCACGCTGGGGGGCGTGAGCGTGGCGTACTACGAGCTGGAGGGGGCGCTGTGGCGCGCGAGGGTCTGGACCGAGGACCTCGCGCCCGAGGTCGTGGGGACCCTGACCCAGGGCCTGCCCCTGGATACGCCCAGCTTCGCGCGGGCGGTGGAGAGCCGGGAGCCGGTGTTCGTCTCCGGCTGGGACGCGGCGCGCGAGGAGGTGGAGCACACCGAGGCCTACGGCGCCGTCGCCCTGTTCCCGTACTTCGGCGGGGCGGGGCCGCGCAGCCTGCTCGTCGTGGGCACTCAGGACGCGCGGGACTGGTCCGAGCGCGAGCAGGCGGTGGTGTTGGCGGTGGGGCGCAGCCTGGGGCTGAGCCTGGAGCGGGCGGACGTGGCCGCGCGGCTCGCCGCCCAGAACGCGGAGCTGGAGGCCCGCGCCCGGGCCCTGGAGGGCTTTGCCGAGCTGACCCGAGACCTCAGCCTGCGGGCCGACCCCCACGCGCTGGTCCGGCGGGCGCAGGAGGTCGTGCTCTCGCTGCTGCCCCAGGGCTACGCGCTGTACTACGAGCGGGAGGGGGAGCGCTGGCGCAACCGGGTGCAGGTGGGCGAGGTGGGGCACGCCGACCTCCAGGCCTTCATTGACGCGGGGCCGCTGGTCGGCGTGACGCCGAGCGTGGACATTCCCTGGGCCACCCGGCAGCCCTTCTACCAAGACGCCTACGCGCGGGGCAGCGACACCCCGGCCGAGCTGGTGCAGCACGTGAATGCCGCCGCGTCCCTGCCGGTGCTGCGCCGGGGGGAGGTGGCCGGGGTGTTCATCGCCGTGCTGTTCGAGGAGCGGGCGTGGACGCGCACCGACCGCGTGGTGCTGGAGACGGTGGTTCGCAGCCTGGGCACCGCGCTGGAGGCGGCACAGGGGGTGGCGGACCTCGCGCGGCGCACCCGGGAGGTCACCGAGTGGCGCGAACGCTACGAGGTCGCCGTGCAGGGCTCGGGCAACCTGCTGTACGACTGGAACGCCGCCACGGGAGAGATGGTCTACGGCGGCCCGCTGGAGGAGATCACCGGCTACACCCCGGGGGAACTCGCCGGACACGCGGGCCGGTGGATGGAAAGCCTGGTCCACCCCGAGGACCGGGCCGCCTTCCGGGAGGAGGCGATCCGGGCGGTGCGCGAGCGCGCGGTGCTGCACACCGGCTTCCGGGTCCAGCGCAAGGACGGCAGCGTGCGCGAGGTCGAGACGGACGGGCACTTCATGTGGAACGCGGGGGGCGAGGTCACGCGCATGGTCGGCCTGATCCGCGACGTGACCGAGCGCCGCGAGGCCGAGGAGCGGCTGCGGCGCAGCAACGAGGAACTGCGGCGCTCGAACGCGGAGCTGGAGCAGTTCGCCTACGTGGCCTCCCACGACCTCCAGGCCCCGCTGCGGGCGGTGACGAGCTTCGCCGAACTCGCCCTCAGGCGCTACGGGGACGGGCTCGACGAGCGCGGCCAGCTCTACCTGCGCCAGATCGTCGAGAACGGGCAGCACATGAAGCGCCTGGTGGACGACCTGCTGGGCTTCTCGCGCCTGAACACCCGGCCCCGCCACCCCCGGGCCGCCGACGCCGCCGCGGTGTTCGACCAGGTCGCCCGGCGCATCGCGGACGAGGTGGAGGCGGCGGGGGGACGGCTCACCCGCGATCCCCTGCCCTGCGTCCTCGCCGACCCGGCGCGGCTGGACCAACTGCTTCAGAACCTGCTGTCCAACGCGCTGAAATACCGCCGCGAGGGGGCGCCGCCCCGAGTGCACGTCTCCGCCCGGCGCGAGGGGGAGCTGTGGCGCTTTTCCGTGCGCGACAACGGCATCGGGATTGAGCCGCAGTATTTCGAGCGCATCTTCGTGATCTTCCAGCGCCTGCACGGCCGCGAGGAGTTCGACGGCACCGGCATCGGGCTGGCCGTGTGCAAGAAGATCGTCGAGCAGCACGGGGGGGAACTCTGGCTGGAGAGCGCGCCGGGGGAGGGAAGCACGTTCCTCTTCACCCTGCCCGCCTGCCCGCCGGAGGAGCCCACTCCCCCGGCGCCGCTGGGCTAG